CCTAGTTATCCCGGACTGAAGGGAAGCAAGGGAGAGCGCGGCTTCAAGGGCAATGCTGGTGCTCCCGGTGACTCCAAACTCGGTCGTCCTGGAACTCCCGGTACCGCTGGTGCTCCTGGACAAAAGGGTGACGCTGGTCGTCCCGGCACtcctggccaaaagggagACATGGGCATCAAGGGAGACGTCGGCGGCAAATGCTCATCGTGCAGGGCCGGACCAAAGGGCGATAAGGGTACAAGCGGACTGTCTGGAGTTCCCGGAAAGGATGGCGTACGTGGACCGCCTGGAGAGAAAGGTGTTCCTGGAGAACGTGGACACGATGGAATCAACGGACGACCTGGACCGCCTGGTGAGAAGGGAGAGGACGGTCGCTCTGGTGTTCCCGGAGCCACTGGAGAGCCTGGCAGACCTGCAATGGTCGACTTGAATTTGGTTAAGGCCGAGAGGGGTGAAAAGGGTTTCCCTGGCTTGCCAGGTGCCAAGGGCGTGCAAGGATTTAGGGGAACAGACGGCGCTCCTGGTAACCCTGGACCCAAAGGAGAATTCGGTTTTAAGGGCGAGAAGGGTCTGAGCGGAGCTCCCGGCAATGACGGAATACCCGGACGCGCTGGACGAGACGGTTACCCCGGAATTCCCGGCCAATCCATCAAGGGCGATCCAGGCTTCCATGGAAGGGACGGAGCAAAGGGCGACAAGGGATCATTTGGCAGAAGCGGCGAGAAGGGAGAGCCCGGTAGCTGTGCGCTTGACGAGATAAAGATGCCCGCTAAGGGTAACAAGGGTGAGCCCGGCCAAACCGGCATGCCAGGACCTCCTGGAGATGACGGCCTCCTCGGAGATAGGGGCTTCAAGGGATTAAAGGGCAGCACTGGACCACAGGGACCTCCTGGCGTTGAGGGACCCCGCGGCTTGAATGGAATTCGCGGTGACAAGGGCAACCAGGGAGCGATCGGAGCTCCTGGCAATCCTGGCAAGGACGGACTTCGCGGCGTTCCCGGACGCAATGGACAGCCTGGACCGAAGGGAGAGCCTGGCATTTCGAGACCTGGCCCCATGGGTCCACCCGGTCTAAATGGTCTGCAAGGAGAGAAGGGCGACCGTGGTCCAACCGGAGCCACTGGTCTTCCCGGTGCCGATGGCAGTTTGGGATATCCTGGAGATAGAGGCGATGCTGGTCTGCCCGGAGTGGCTGGACGGCCCGGAGTTGTTGGTGAGAAGGGTGACGTGGGTCCGATTGGCCCCGCTGGTGTTTCCGGACCTCCTGGTGTTCCTGGTATTGATGGTGTGCGTGGACGTGATGGCGCCAAGGGTGAACCCGGAAGTCCCGGACTGGTGGGCATGCCCGGCAACAAGGGTGACCGTGGCGCTCCTGGAAATGACGGACCCAAGGGCTTTGCTGGTATTACTGGTGCTCCTGGAAAGCGCGGATCTCCTGGTATTGCTGGAGTTTCCGGTATGTTATACCAACATTTTTTACAAAATTGTATGTTACTCATTAGCATTATTTCTGTTCAGGTGCCAAGGGCGACAAGGGAGCTGCTGGCTTGACTGGCAACGATGGACCTGTTGGAGGCCGCGGTGCTCCAGGTCCTCCTGGCTTGATGGGCACTAAGGGTGACCAAGGACTGGCAGGTGCCCCTGGACAGCAAGGATTGGACGGTTTGCCTGGCGAAAAGGGTAGCCAGGGATTCCCCGGTCTGGATGGAGCTGCTGGTTTGCCTGGTGACGCCTCCGAGAAGGGACAAAAGGGTGAGCCCGGTCTATCTGGACTCCGCGGCGATACAGGACCAACCGGACCGCCCGGTTGGCCAGGCGAGAAGGGTCTGCAAGGTCTGGCTGTTCACGGACGTCCTGGTCCGCAGGGCGAAAAGGGAGACCAGGGACGCAGTGGAATCGATGGACGCGATGGACTTAACGGCGAGAAGGGTGAGCAAGGTCTGCAGGGCGTTTGGGGCCAGCCTGGCGAGAAGGGATCTGTCGGAGCGGACGGTATTCCTGGTGCTCCCGGAATGGATGGCTTGCCCGGCGCTCCTGGTGCCCCTGGTGCTGTCGGCTATCCCGGCGAACGCGGTGATAAGGGAGAGCCTGGTCTTTCTGGCCTGCCCGGACTCAAGGGTGCAACTGGACCCGTTGGATTGCAGGGCTTCCAGGGTGTTGCTGGTTTCAAGGGTGAGCGCGGTATTCGTGGTCAGCCCGGTCTTCCGGCCATCATCAACGTGGATCAGATCCGTGGTGAAAAGGGTTCTCAAGGCGAGCGAGGCTACACCGGCGAGAAGGGCGATCAAGGCGAACGAGGCGAGACAGGTCAGCCTGGCTACGATGGAGCAAAGGGAGATCGCGGATTCCAGGGACCACCTGGTGCAAACGGACTGAATGGTATTCCTGGTGCCAAGGGAGACACTGGACCAAGTGGCGAGACCGGTTATCCAGGAATAACCATCAAGGGCGAGAAGGGTCTGCCCGGTCGACCAGGCAGAAACGGACGTCAAGGTGAGTTTTTGATCTCATATATTCTTTTGCTCAGTTGGGACATACACCCATGTAACTATTCGTTATTCTTTGACCCACTTAGGTCTTATTGGAGCCCCCGGCCCAATTGGAGAACGTGGTCTGCAAGGCTTGCCCGGAGAGCCCGGCCTCGTGGGTCTACCCGGACCCATTGGACCAGCTGGCAACAAGGGAGAGCGTGGTCTGGCCGGCAGTCCCGGACAACCAGGACAGGATGGCTTCCCCGGCGCACAAGGATCGAAGGGAGATTCGGGACCGCAGGGCTTTAAGGGAGAACGTGGTTTGAACGGCTTCGAGGGACAAAAGGGTGACAAAGGTGACCGAGGACTTCCAGGACAGGAAGGACTACCCGGCTTGATTGGACAGAAGGGTGACACTGGCCCCCCTGGCTTGGATGGAATCGAAGGACCTGTCGGAGCTCCAGGCGAGCGTGGCTTCACCGGACCCAAGGGACGCGATGGACGGGACGGAACACCAGGTCTGCCTGGACAAAAGGGTGAACCAGGAATGCTGCCACCACCAGGACCCAAGGGCGAACCTGGACAGCCTGGACGCCATGGGCAAAAGGGAGAACCGGGACTTCCAGGAGAGCGTGGCCTGATTGGCATCCAGGGCGAGCGTGGCGAGAAGGGTGAGCGTGGCCTGATCGGTGAGACTGGCAACGTGGGACGACCCGGACCCAAGGGCGATCGCGGAGAGCAGGGCGAGAGGGGTTACGAGGGCTCCATTGGTTTGATTGGACAAAAGGGTGAACCCGGTGCTCCTGCTGGCGCTGCTCTTGACTACCTCACCGGCATCCTGTTTACCAAGCACAGCCAAACGAGTACGGTGCCAACGTGTTCCGCTGGACAAACGCAACTCTGGACTGGCTACTCCCTGTTGTACGTCGATGGCAATGACTATGCCCACAACCAGGACCTCGGATCTCCCGGTTCCTGTGTGCCACGCTTCTCAACGCTGCCCGTACTATCGTGTAGTCAGAACAACGTCTGCAACTACGCCTCGAGGAATGACAAGACCTTCTGGTTGACAACCAGCGCTCCCATTCCGATGATGCCCGTTGAAAACAACGAGATTAGTAATTTCATCTCACGTTGCGTCGTCTGTGAGGCGCCGGCTAATGTGATCGCCTTGCACAGTCAAACGCTAGAAATACCCAACTGTCCGAATGGCTGGGAGGGTCTCTGGATTGGCTACAGTTTCCTCATGGTGAGTATCAAAACTCGTATAACTCTAGATCATGGTAGAATAATGAGTTTTCAAAGAAAACTAGATAAGTTTCCAAGCATTCCAGCAGATGGCGCACGCTCCAGTGATACACGTGCGCCATCTGCCGGATACTGCTCACTACACTTGCCACAACAGATTTAGACTTTCATTTCGGAATAGTTAAATAATTGAGTAGTTTTAAACGTTCCTTGCATTTCTATAAGTAACTAGGAAACGTATTTTCCCATACATGCTAGTATTATTTAACACTGATGATTAACCAAACCATTTCATACAATAGCACTCTGCCGTGGGCAACGGTGGCGGTGGACAGGCGCTGCAATCGCCTGGCTCCTGTTTGGAGGACTTCCGCGCATCGCCCTTCATCGAGTGCAACGGCGCCAAGGGCACGTGCCACTTCTACGAAACGATGACCAGCTTCTGGTTGTACAACCTGGACACCACAGAGCCGTTCGTGAAGCCCCAACAGACGACGCTCAAGGCCGGCAATCTGCTGTCGGGTGTGTCCAGGTGCCAGGTGTGCATGAAGAACTCCTCGTAGGACCTCCAATCCCCCACAGACACCCACAGCACACAGCATAAGTTTAATCTAAATGTAAAGCCTTAAAATTACCAACGAATCGTGTGCAC
This genomic stretch from Drosophila teissieri strain GT53w chromosome 2L, Prin_Dtei_1.1, whole genome shotgun sequence harbors:
- the LOC122616098 gene encoding collagen alpha-1(IV) chain, which gives rise to MLPFWKRLLYAAVIAGALVGADAQFWKTSGTSGSIQDSVKHYNRNEPRIPIDDSYDIVDSAGNLPPKNCTAGYAGCVPKCIAEKGNRGPSGPLGHTGLKGEMGFPGLEGPSGDKGQKGDPGPYGQRGDKGERGSPGLHGQAGVPGVQGPAGNPGAPGINGKDGCDGQDGIPGLEGLSGMQGPRGYAGQLGSKGEKGEPAKENGDYAKGEKGEPGWMGTAGLAGPQGLPGDKGERGDSGPYGAKGPRGEHGLKGEKGASCYGPMKPGAPGIKGEKGEPASSLPSKPTHTVMGPRGDTGQKGEPGLVGRKGEPGPEGDTGVDGQKGEKGLPGGPGDRGRQGNFGPPGSTGQKGDRGEPGLNGLPGNPGQKGEAGRAGSTGQQGLIGPPGPPGGGRGNPGPPGPKGPRGYIGTPGPQGLNGADGQPGPQGYTGQKGGVGLPGRPGNEGPSGEKGQKGTAGLDGPKGSIGPIGHQGPPGPEGQKGDAGLPGYGIQGFKGDAGVPGYPGLKGSKGERGFKGNAGAPGDSKLGRPGTPGTAGAPGQKGDAGRPGTPGQKGDMGIKGDVGGKCSSCRAGPKGDKGTSGLSGVPGKDGVRGPPGEKGVPGERGHDGINGRPGPPGEKGEDGRSGVPGATGEPGRPAMVDLNLVKAERGEKGFPGLPGAKGVQGFRGTDGAPGNPGPKGEFGFKGEKGLSGAPGNDGIPGRAGRDGYPGIPGQSIKGDPGFHGRDGAKGDKGSFGRSGEKGEPGSCALDEIKMPAKGNKGEPGQTGMPGPPGDDGLLGDRGFKGLKGSTGPQGPPGVEGPRGLNGIRGDKGNQGAIGAPGNPGKDGLRGVPGRNGQPGPKGEPGISRPGPMGPPGLNGLQGEKGDRGPTGATGLPGADGSLGYPGDRGDAGLPGVAGRPGVVGEKGDVGPIGPAGVSGPPGVPGIDGVRGRDGAKGEPGSPGLVGMPGNKGDRGAPGNDGPKGFAGITGAPGKRGSPGIAGVSGAKGDKGAAGLTGNDGPVGGRGAPGPPGLMGTKGDQGLAGAPGQQGLDGLPGEKGSQGFPGLDGAAGLPGDASEKGQKGEPGLSGLRGDTGPTGPPGWPGEKGLQGLAVHGRPGPQGEKGDQGRSGIDGRDGLNGEKGEQGLQGVWGQPGEKGSVGADGIPGAPGMDGLPGAPGAPGAVGYPGERGDKGEPGLSGLPGLKGATGPVGLQGFQGVAGFKGERGIRGQPGLPAIINVDQIRGEKGSQGERGYTGEKGDQGERGETGQPGYDGAKGDRGFQGPPGANGLNGIPGAKGDTGPSGETGYPGITIKGEKGLPGRPGRNGRQGLIGAPGPIGERGLQGLPGEPGLVGLPGPIGPAGNKGERGLAGSPGQPGQDGFPGAQGSKGDSGPQGFKGERGLNGFEGQKGDKGDRGLPGQEGLPGLIGQKGDTGPPGLDGIEGPVGAPGERGFTGPKGRDGRDGTPGLPGQKGEPGMLPPPGPKGEPGQPGRHGQKGEPGLPGERGLIGIQGERGEKGERGLIGETGNVGRPGPKGDRGEQGERGYEGSIGLIGQKGEPGAPAGAALDYLTGILFTKHSQTSTVPTCSAGQTQLWTGYSLLYVDGNDYAHNQDLGSPGSCVPRFSTLPVLSCSQNNVCNYASRNDKTFWLTTSAPIPMMPVENNEISNFISRCVVCEAPANVIALHSQTLEIPNCPNGWEGLWIGYSFLMHSAVGNGGGGQALQSPGSCLEDFRASPFIECNGAKGTCHFYETMTSFWLYNLDTTEPFVKPQQTTLKAGNLLSGVSRCQVCMKNSS